In Sulfolobales archaeon, the genomic stretch AATGCAGCAGCTATCTTCACAAGAAGCATTGAGGCTGCAAGGAAGTTCATATCCTCTGTGGAAGCCGGCAATATAGGGGTTAACATAGGGATCCCGGCTCCAATAGCGTTCTTCCCATTCGCAGGCAGGAAGAGATCCTTCTATGGCGTATTACACCCACAGATCGATACGATAGACTTCTTCACAGATAAGAAGGTAATTATCGCAAGACCGTAGAGATTTTTCTTTTTAACTCTCAAACGTTATAAAGAGAAGGCATTGGGGCTCTTAAAGGGCGTTGGAATCGTAGTTGCCCTTGATACAAGCGATATAGATCTTATTAGAAGGGTCGTGGAGATCACATCAAGATTCAGAGATGTGACGGGCTATAAAATAGGGCTTGAAGCCTCTATCTCCCACGGGCTAAGAGCAGTTGTTAAAGTTATAAGGAGTGTTTCTGATAAGCCTATTATATATGATCATCAGAAGGCGATGAACGACACCCCCCACATAGGGAGAGGATTTGCTAGGGTTCTTAGGGAGGCTGGTGTAGATGCTGCAATAGGCTTTCCACATGCCGGGCCCAAGACTATGGCTGCATGGATCGATGCTTTGAGGGGTGAGGGGGTGATACCTATTATAGGTGGTGAGATGACCCATGAGGAATATCTAAGATCCGAGGGAGGCTATATATGTGATGACGCGCCGGAGAGGATCTACTTAACAGCCTTAGAGCTTGGAATAGAGCATTTCGTGCTTCCAGGTAATAAGGTTGATAAAGCTCTTAAATACGCAGAGATCATAGCTAGAAAGGCTAGAGATCCCGTATTTCTACTCCCTGGGGCTAGGGTGTATAGTGATTGGGATAGAATATCAAGCGAGATGATCCCTCTATATAGAAATGTACATTTAATAGTTGGAAGAGCTATTCTGAGAAAAGATCTATCTGTAGATATACTAGAGACTATGGCTAGGAGGTTGAAAGGTTATGGAGGTAAATAGGGATCTTATTAGAAGATTCTCTATAGAGCTATATAGATCTGGAGCTATATCTTTTGGCAGCTATAGACTTAGATCTGGTCGTGTGAGCCCCTACTACATAGATCTAAGGGTTTTAGTTTCTAAGCCAGATCTCCTAAAGACATCGGCAAGTCTTATGCTTAACATGATCAGCAATATATCTCCTAAACCCACAAAACTATGTGGCATACCAATGACAGGCGTTGTACTTGTATCAGCTATCTCAGTATTAGGGGGCTTACCCGGTATATATATTAGGAAGGAACCCTCGATCTATAGAGATATAATTAGAAAGGCTGAGACCTCAGGCCTTGAATGCCTAGAACATCTTAAAGGCATGTTGGGGGGGCTCAGAGGAAAGGCCCATGGGGTTTCAAGGCTTGTTGATGGTATTATAGAAAGTAACGATAGGATCCTAATAGTGGATGATGTGATTACAACAGGAGAGACGAAGATAGAGGCGGTAGAGATCCTAGAGGAGGAGTCTAGGAGAAGAGGCTTATCAATAGATATTCTGGGTGTGGCTGTCCTAGTGGATAGGGAGGAGGGGGGTTTTGAGGAG encodes the following:
- a CDS encoding phosphoribosyltransferase family protein, which translates into the protein MEVNRDLIRRFSIELYRSGAISFGSYRLRSGRVSPYYIDLRVLVSKPDLLKTSASLMLNMISNISPKPTKLCGIPMTGVVLVSAISVLGGLPGIYIRKEPSIYRDIIRKAETSGLECLEHLKGMLGGLRGKAHGVSRLVDGIIESNDRILIVDDVITTGETKIEAVEILEEESRRRGLSIDILGVAVLVDREEGGFEEISKRGLRLYRVIGIREIIDILLAEGLIGGDTAEKIYRYVEGVLGERQA